AAGCCTGATTGCAGACCGGTTTTAAAGCTTTTCCCCATTTCAACCCTCTCCCTTGATGTTTACAAAACTTATTGACTCGTATCTAAATATCTTTCTTTAGAATAGCCTTTTATTCGTCTGAAGATGATAATACCCACAGCAACAGCAACAAGTACAATTGAAATAACTTGCGCAATTCTTAACGTTTCTGTCAGCATTAAACTGTCAGTTCGAAGTCCTTCAACAAAAAATCTCCCTATTGAATACCAAATCACATATGTTAAGAAAAGTTCCCCGCGTCTGAAATTCGCTTTTCTTAGTAGCATTAATCCGATAAATCCAGCAAGATTCCATAATGATTCATATAAGAAAGTTGGGTGATAATATTGCCCATTAATATACATTTGGTTCACAATGAAATCTGGTAAAAACAATCCTTCTAGAAATTCTCTTGTGACAGGTCCACCATGTGCTTCTTGATTCATAAAATTACCCCAGCGTCCAATTGCCTGCCCAAGAATAATACTCGGTGCTGCAATATCAGCTAGCTTCCAGAACGAAAGCTTTTTCACTTTGGCATAAACCGCTCCAGTTATAATTGCTGCGATTAATCCACCATGAATGGCTAGACCGCCATTCCAGATTTTTATAATATCGCCCGGGTTTTGAGAATAATAATCCCATTGAAAAATAACATAATAGGCTCTTGCTCCTAAAATGGCAATTGGAATCGCAAACAGAACAAGATCAACAAATGTGTCTTTATGCAGCCGCGTCGTTCACTTTCTCTTACAGCAATAAGTAAGGCAAGCAATGCTCCCAAGCCGATAATCACACCGTACCAATGTACTTGAATCGGACCTAATTCAATTGCTATCGGGTTAAGTGGCTTAATACTTTCTTCCATTTCTTCAACTCCCTGCATATGTAGTTTCTATGTATATCCATCTTTTAATTACCTTTGACCAACCATCCTTATTTTACTTTTTATCAATCAAGAATACTACCTTATTATTCCAAAACAATAGAACCGGAGCGATGACTCCGATTCCACATAGTTGGTTAGTATTCCTTATTCTTCCTCGTTGTCTCCATCTTCAATTACACCGGCAAGCTTATTTGTAAATTGTTCCGCTGCATTCACACCCATTCGTTTTAAACGGTGATTCATCGCAGCTACTTCGATAATAACAGATAAGTTACGTCCAGGACGAACAGGAACTGTTAGCTTTGTAATATCTGTATCAATAATTCTCATTTTATCTTCTTCAAGACCAAGGCGGTCGTATTGTTTATTTTGATCCCATAGTTCTAAGTTAATCACAAGCGTAATACGTTTAAAGCTTCGAACTGCACCAGCACCGAATAGAGTCATTACGTTGATGATTCCTAGTCCTCTAATTTCTAATAAATGTTCAATAAGCTCAGGTGCACTTCCAATAAGCGTATCCTTATCTTCCTGACGAATTTCTACACAATCATCTGCAACAAGACGATGACCACGTTTTACAAGCTCAAGAGCTGTTTCACTTTTACCAACACCGCTTTTTCCTATAATCAAAACACCCACACCATAAATATCAACTAACACTCCATGAACAGCAGTTGTTGGGGCAAGTTTTCCTTCAAGAAAGTTCGTCAAATGACTTGATAAACGGGTTGTTTTCATCGATGAACGTAACACAGGAACTCCTTCACGTTCAGAGGCATCGATTAGCTCCTGAGGAGTTTCCATTTCTCTAGTCACAATAATGGCAGGAGTAATATCTGTACAAAGCTCGTCCATACGATGCTTTTTCTCTTGTGCGGAAAGCTGGTGAAAAAATGATAATTCCGTCTTACCGAGTAACTGAACACGTTCTTTCGGATAATATGTAAAAAAACCAGCCATCTCAATACCAGGACGTGACAAATCACTTGTTGTAATTGGACGATTTATTCCTTCTTCTCCACTAATCACTTCAAAATTAAATTTGTCAATAAGATCCTTTGTGCGAACTTTTGGCACGGTGTGTCCTCCTTTATTAACTAGAAAGAAAATCTTTCTATGTTCATTAATATATGTTTAAATCCTTGCTAGTCTTAAGTTTCTTACACCAAATACTTGTTCATCTGGAAAGAAAGACTTCTTTTTCTATTCTAGCATTAGTATCCTGCTTTCCAAAACTATTTATTAGATAATTAAAAAACTCTCCTACTGGTGAGCCAGCAAGGTGTCGTAGCTACTACTTCAAACTTAATTAACATATGAAAAAATGGTGCATTTCATCATGAAATGCACCATCATTTATTAACGAACGAATCACACCAAAACGTAACATCGTTCTTACCATTTTCTTTTACTTCATAAAGGGCGTTATCAGCTCTTTTAATTAATTCTTCTGATGTTAATTCAACATCATTATAGATTGAGATTCCTATAGATGCTGTAATACGGATTTGATGATGTTCAAATAGTATTGGTTGTTTTAGCTCAACTTGAATTTGAGAAGCAATTTTTCGAACAACTTCCTCATCGCTTGGAATAGAAACAATAATAACAAATTCATCACCACTTAAGCGGCAAACAATATCTTTATTTCGAATACTATTTTGAATTCTCCTAGAAAATTCAATCAAAATGGCATCACCGCCAGCATGTCCGAACGTATCATTTACTTGCTTAAAAGAATCAATATCAAGGTACATTACCGCCATTTCCATTGAGTGAACCTTAGACTTTCTCATTTCATCTTTTAATAATTCATTAAAATAATATCGATTTGGCAGGCCTGTTAAGGAATCATGAAAAGCTAAATTTCTTAATTCTTCTTCATACTTTTTACGTTCGCTAATATCTCTTGACACAATAATCGTTCTCTTTTTATTTTCATCAACTACATAAGAACCCCTTAATTCCATCCATATTAAACAGCCACTTGCATGTTTATAACGAAGCTCTGTTTCTAGAACTGTATTTGTTTTTTCTAGCTGTTCAACCAAGTTCATAAATGAAAGAATGTCATGTTCAGAAATGAATGCTGAAATATTCTTGTCCAAACATTCTACTGATGAGTACCCTAACAACGGTTCTGAGGAAGGTGAAACATATGTGATTGATTTTTGATCATCAAGAATCATAATTAAATCTGACGTATGATCGGCAATAAATCGATATTTTTCTTCACTTTCCCTTAACTTTCTTTGAGCCTCAATCTGTTTGGTTACGTCCTTATACATTCCAACCGTGCATACTAGCTCCCCATTATGATTATGCACAGGACAGTAGGAGGATACAATATCAATCACTTTCCCTTCCTTTGTCACTCGTTGTGCTTCATGATATTTAATGATTTCACCTTTTTTCATTCTTTCTAAAAAGCCTTTTTGCTTCTGAAGTGTTGGAAGAATTGGAGGATGAGGGTTACCAATTAATTCTACAGTGCTGTAACCAAGAATTTCTTCAAATGCAGGATTTGCTTTTAATAGAGACCCATCCGGAGCAATTAAAAAGATGGCATCATTTGTATTATTCCAAATGATTTCAAGCTCATCAATGGAGGTAATTTCTTTATGATCTGATACGATGTAACGTTTGTTTGAGTTCAACACAATTCCCCCGTAATATATGTAAGAAATAGAACGTTAGTTTTTATCCATTTAATTATAATAAAAAATATCAAGAATAGGAAAGTTATAACATGTTAAATTTTAACTTTTTCAAACATCCCGCTACTCTAGCCTATCAAAAAGTCTATATACATAGTGAAAGAATAAATGAAAGTGGAGGTTTTAGCATGAAGATCATGATCGACGCTGGACATGGCTACAGCACCCCTGGTAAACAAACCGTTGATGGTATGAAGGAATATGAATTTAACCGAGCCGTTGCCATTGAAATGAAAACAAGATTTACTAGCTACGAAGGTGTCACAATTCTTTTTTCACACTCAGACGAAAAAGATGTCCCTCTCAACGAAAGAACAACAAAGGCAAATCAAGCAAAGGTTGATTTATTTGTCTCCATTC
This Metabacillus endolithicus DNA region includes the following protein-coding sequences:
- the hprK gene encoding HPr(Ser) kinase/phosphatase — encoded protein: MPKVRTKDLIDKFNFEVISGEEGINRPITTSDLSRPGIEMAGFFTYYPKERVQLLGKTELSFFHQLSAQEKKHRMDELCTDITPAIIVTREMETPQELIDASEREGVPVLRSSMKTTRLSSHLTNFLEGKLAPTTAVHGVLVDIYGVGVLIIGKSGVGKSETALELVKRGHRLVADDCVEIRQEDKDTLIGSAPELIEHLLEIRGLGIINVMTLFGAGAVRSFKRITLVINLELWDQNKQYDRLGLEEDKMRIIDTDITKLTVPVRPGRNLSVIIEVAAMNHRLKRMGVNAAEQFTNKLAGVIEDGDNEEE
- a CDS encoding diguanylate cyclase domain-containing protein, with translation MNSNKRYIVSDHKEITSIDELEIIWNNTNDAIFLIAPDGSLLKANPAFEEILGYSTVELIGNPHPPILPTLQKQKGFLERMKKGEIIKYHEAQRVTKEGKVIDIVSSYCPVHNHNGELVCTVGMYKDVTKQIEAQRKLRESEEKYRFIADHTSDLIMILDDQKSITYVSPSSEPLLGYSSVECLDKNISAFISEHDILSFMNLVEQLEKTNTVLETELRYKHASGCLIWMELRGSYVVDENKKRTIIVSRDISERKKYEEELRNLAFHDSLTGLPNRYYFNELLKDEMRKSKVHSMEMAVMYLDIDSFKQVNDTFGHAGGDAILIEFSRRIQNSIRNKDIVCRLSGDEFVIIVSIPSDEEVVRKIASQIQVELKQPILFEHHQIRITASIGISIYNDVELTSEELIKRADNALYEVKENGKNDVTFWCDSFVNK